The following are from one region of the Streptomyces decoyicus genome:
- a CDS encoding type III PLP-dependent enzyme: MTTPAPALTADVRDRARSLSPEELPAYLYDLTALRAHLAEVRAALPERVELYYAAKANPEPEILEALRPYVDGYEVSSGGELAHVGKAVPGAPLAFGGPGKTPAEVAQALELGVQRFHVESVYELRMLANLAARLAPQRRIAVLARFNLPVDDGSLDGSSLAMGGRPTPFGLDPAQAGEVVALLTDGSYPQLELRGIHAHLASGLEAPEQLAVSEAIVTWAAELAAQHRIPLSEVTIGGGMAVDYAAPERRFDWTAYGAGLARLAAAHPGFTLRIEPGRALTAYCGWYATEVLDVKHSHGEEFAVVRGGTHHLRTPATKGHDQPCTVLPSEAPWPHPWPRSAAQGGLVTVTGQLCTPKDVLARNVPAPGLRAGDRVVFGVAGAYAWNISHHDFLMHPRPGFHFLGATEPGAAEEA, translated from the coding sequence ATGACCACTCCCGCCCCCGCCCTCACCGCGGACGTCCGCGACCGCGCCCGCTCCCTCTCCCCCGAGGAACTGCCCGCCTACCTCTACGACCTGACGGCGCTGCGCGCGCACCTGGCCGAGGTGCGGGCCGCGCTGCCCGAGCGCGTCGAGCTGTACTACGCGGCCAAGGCCAACCCCGAGCCGGAGATCCTGGAGGCGCTGCGCCCGTACGTGGACGGCTACGAGGTCTCCTCGGGCGGCGAGCTGGCGCATGTCGGCAAGGCCGTGCCGGGCGCGCCGCTCGCCTTCGGCGGACCGGGCAAGACGCCCGCCGAGGTCGCGCAGGCGCTGGAGCTGGGTGTGCAGCGCTTTCATGTGGAGAGCGTGTACGAGCTCCGCATGCTCGCGAACCTGGCCGCCCGGCTCGCCCCACAACGCCGTATCGCGGTGCTGGCCCGCTTCAACCTGCCGGTCGACGACGGCTCCCTGGACGGCAGTTCGCTCGCCATGGGCGGCCGCCCGACCCCCTTCGGTCTGGACCCCGCACAGGCCGGTGAGGTCGTCGCCCTGCTCACCGACGGCAGCTACCCGCAGCTCGAACTCCGCGGTATCCACGCCCACTTGGCCAGCGGGCTGGAGGCACCCGAGCAGCTCGCCGTGTCGGAGGCCATCGTGACGTGGGCGGCCGAGCTGGCCGCACAGCACCGGATCCCGCTCTCCGAGGTGACCATCGGCGGCGGGATGGCCGTCGACTACGCCGCCCCGGAGCGCCGGTTCGACTGGACGGCCTACGGTGCGGGCCTGGCCCGGCTCGCCGCCGCCCACCCCGGCTTCACCCTGCGCATCGAGCCGGGGCGCGCGCTCACCGCGTACTGCGGCTGGTACGCCACCGAGGTGCTGGATGTGAAGCACAGCCACGGCGAGGAGTTCGCCGTGGTCCGCGGCGGCACCCACCATCTGCGCACCCCCGCGACCAAGGGCCATGACCAGCCCTGCACGGTGCTGCCGTCCGAGGCGCCCTGGCCGCACCCCTGGCCGCGGTCGGCGGCACAGGGCGGCCTGGTCACCGTCACCGGCCAGCTGTGCACCCCCAAGGACGTCCTCGCCCGCAACGTCCCGGCACCGGGGCTGCGGGCCGGTGACCGGGTGGTGTTCGGGGTCGCCGGGGCCTACGCCTGGAACATCTCGCACCACGACTTCCTGATGCACCCGCGCCCCGGATTCCACTTCCTCGGCGCCACGGAGCCCGGCGCGGCAGAGGAGGCCTGA